One Spiroplasma endosymbiont of Cantharis nigra DNA segment encodes these proteins:
- a CDS encoding glycoside hydrolase family 1 protein, producing MKKFPKNFLWGASSSAYQFEGAINEGGKVPSIMDKFDERKSYPKGITGFKVASDHYNHWKEDIALMAEMGFKSYRFSISWPRIIKNIKGDINPEGIKFYSDLIDELIKYNIEPIITIFHFDSPSFIEEIGGLDSSEFSNIFELYSKVLFENYGSKVKYWLTINELNMFAFVGQAIGVISEKSKSTKWQIMHNLNVAQAKAIRLCKKMLPHAKIGPAPNISSVYANSNKPQDHLAKLNFDQMRNWIFLDIVCRGEYGAWFKNFLKLINEEIIITNEEREILKNSKPDFIAFNYYSTITVEYASSKNSKNSLESLGDQQSGFIIPGIGKTVKNKNLEATHFGWEIDSIGFRNTLREVYDRYQLPIMITENGIGAREVLTDDEKIHDDYRIEYYQKHIKAMSEAIADGVEMIGYMPWSAIDLVSTHEGISKRYGFVYVNRDEFDKKDMKRIRKDSFFWYKDLIEKNGENI from the coding sequence ATGAAGAAATTTCCTAAAAATTTTTTATGAGGAGCTTCAAGTAGTGCCTATCAATTTGAGGGAGCTATAAATGAAGGAGGAAAGGTACCATCGATAATGGATAAGTTTGATGAAAGAAAAAGTTATCCAAAAGGAATTACAGGATTTAAAGTTGCTTCAGATCATTATAATCATTGAAAAGAAGATATTGCTTTAATGGCGGAAATGGGATTTAAATCTTATAGATTTTCTATCTCTTGACCTAGAATAATTAAAAATATTAAAGGAGATATAAACCCTGAGGGTATTAAATTTTATAGTGATTTAATTGATGAACTTATAAAATATAATATTGAGCCAATTATTACTATATTTCATTTTGATTCACCATCTTTCATTGAAGAAATAGGCGGATTGGATAGTAGTGAATTTTCAAATATATTTGAATTATATTCAAAAGTACTTTTTGAAAATTATGGATCAAAAGTTAAGTATTGATTAACAATTAATGAATTAAATATGTTTGCTTTTGTTGGTCAAGCAATTGGAGTTATTTCAGAAAAGTCTAAAAGTACAAAATGACAAATTATGCATAATTTAAATGTTGCACAAGCTAAGGCAATTAGATTATGTAAAAAAATGTTACCTCATGCAAAAATTGGACCAGCACCAAATATATCTTCGGTTTATGCAAATTCAAATAAACCTCAAGATCATTTGGCAAAACTAAATTTTGATCAAATGAGAAATTGAATATTTTTGGATATTGTTTGTCGTGGAGAGTATGGAGCTTGATTTAAAAACTTCTTAAAATTAATAAATGAAGAAATAATTATTACAAATGAGGAGAGGGAAATTTTAAAAAACTCTAAACCAGACTTTATCGCTTTTAATTATTATTCAACAATAACTGTTGAATATGCAAGCAGTAAAAATAGTAAAAATTCGCTAGAGAGTCTTGGTGACCAGCAATCTGGTTTCATAATTCCTGGGATAGGTAAAACTGTAAAAAATAAAAATTTAGAAGCTACACACTTTGGTTGAGAAATTGACTCTATTGGTTTTAGAAATACTTTAAGAGAAGTTTATGACAGATATCAATTACCAATTATGATAACAGAAAATGGAATTGGAGCTAGAGAGGTACTAACTGATGATGAAAAAATTCATGATGACTATCGAATTGAATATTATCAAAAACATATTAAAGCAATGAGCGAAGCTATTGCAGATGGAGTTGAAATGATAGGTTATATGCCTTGAAGTGCAATTGATTTAGTTTCAACTCATGAAGGAATTTCAAAACGTTATGGTTTTGTTTACGTTAATAGAGATGAGTTTGATAAAAAAGATATGAAAAGAATTAGAAAAGATAGCTTCTTTTGATATAAAGATTTAATAGAGAAAAATGGAGAAAATATATAA
- a CDS encoding glucose PTS transporter subunit IIA — protein MNLNLYAPVDGEIKGIQDCSDSMFADRMLGDGFVIIPESNDFKAFFDKATVTMIFDTYHAYGFDVDGLKFLIHCGMDTVALNGEGFTTNLKVGDKISRKSDIFSVDLNLLKKKKLLSETPIVFEMSDLADYQINNLKLGKVKQGELICTINYEFKSEIKETNVNSKTDAVEFFSVSNKYEKNAKLINKFIGNQSNYNEVYNCMTRLRFSIKNKEQVNIDEIKRLELVKGTVWNGNELQIVIGQDVYKLKEEVIKLNNQSLAIKASIGLNSSKVSLGRKFLSMFSGIMVKIIPVMVGVGLIQAVMAILMQAEIMPNIVFKLSENSGINDVLFKDAAIGWIVLFAMAKTTTYFMGIMIAVSAANYFKLDSLMGIALGLILCCPLMFGDGGSLGIGNDFLLLDLGNINTGNPMLDQITKIKINAMSTKVFVIVGAIYTAKKLDIWLKKVIPVALELMFRPFIIIILIVPLSFFGYGIAWNFIETLFGALMFYIGKIPLGIGVGIFVSMWQVAVIFGLHLMLGLISFLDRLSPATGGQTVYGIAGSISVWSQVGALIGVILITQNAKLKKQGIGMLPAGLLGITEPILYGINLPKKRPLISGVCAAFIAGAFANIIGVTQRAQSGIGVFEAIGFFSDPIYGGTGKLNPAINGSFYLLASLLAVSSAILFSMLSYKERETEKTLLNKTISKLKLLTILELNLNKEDTTKLKKELDEVNNLLDKEAINFIKTIEKNIQTWLRYKIKLSTIIEKEEIEKEKIIIKGKNLISKKKFDLANIYMQKYNSIDNSEKINLLKIKIDNQYKVIELEKLNKNISKLKKLILEKLEKSNFIKKENINELEPIIFNNLNSVQIYYGLLENKIPKINLNEKIYYIKNSNSLNKEKVNLNV, from the coding sequence ATGAATTTAAATTTATATGCACCAGTTGATGGTGAAATAAAGGGCATCCAAGATTGTTCAGATTCAATGTTTGCAGATCGTATGTTAGGTGATGGATTTGTTATTATTCCAGAATCAAATGACTTTAAAGCTTTTTTTGATAAAGCAACAGTCACAATGATATTTGACACATATCATGCATACGGTTTTGATGTTGATGGATTAAAGTTTTTAATTCATTGTGGAATGGATACAGTAGCATTAAATGGAGAGGGATTCACTACTAATTTAAAAGTTGGAGATAAAATATCTAGAAAAAGTGATATTTTTAGTGTTGATTTAAATTTATTGAAAAAAAAGAAATTATTAAGTGAAACCCCAATAGTATTTGAAATGAGTGATTTAGCTGATTATCAAATAAATAATTTAAAATTAGGAAAAGTAAAACAAGGTGAGTTAATTTGTACAATTAATTATGAGTTTAAATCAGAAATTAAAGAAACAAATGTAAATAGTAAGACAGATGCTGTTGAATTCTTTAGTGTATCAAACAAGTATGAAAAAAATGCTAAGTTAATTAATAAGTTTATCGGTAATCAATCAAATTATAATGAAGTATACAATTGCATGACAAGACTTAGGTTTAGCATTAAAAATAAGGAACAAGTAAATATTGATGAAATAAAGAGATTAGAGCTTGTTAAAGGTACTGTTTGAAATGGTAATGAATTGCAAATTGTTATTGGCCAAGATGTTTATAAATTAAAGGAGGAGGTTATAAAACTTAACAATCAATCCTTGGCAATAAAAGCTTCAATAGGACTTAATAGTTCAAAAGTTTCTTTAGGAAGAAAGTTTTTATCAATGTTTTCAGGAATTATGGTCAAAATAATTCCTGTAATGGTCGGAGTTGGTTTAATTCAAGCTGTTATGGCTATTTTAATGCAAGCAGAAATAATGCCCAATATTGTCTTTAAATTAAGTGAAAATTCAGGAATAAATGATGTTTTATTTAAAGATGCTGCAATAGGGTGAATAGTCTTATTTGCAATGGCAAAAACAACAACCTATTTTATGGGAATAATGATTGCAGTTTCTGCAGCTAATTATTTTAAATTAGATAGTTTAATGGGTATAGCGCTTGGACTTATTCTTTGTTGTCCTTTAATGTTTGGAGATGGTGGCAGTCTTGGTATAGGAAATGATTTTCTTTTATTAGATTTAGGAAATATTAATACTGGAAATCCTATGTTAGATCAAATAACTAAAATAAAGATTAATGCCATGAGTACAAAGGTCTTTGTTATTGTAGGTGCAATATATACAGCTAAAAAATTAGATATTTGATTAAAAAAAGTAATTCCAGTTGCATTGGAACTAATGTTTAGACCGTTTATTATCATTATTTTGATTGTTCCGTTATCATTTTTTGGTTATGGAATTGCTTGAAACTTTATTGAAACTTTATTTGGAGCATTAATGTTCTATATCGGAAAAATTCCTTTAGGAATTGGAGTTGGTATATTTGTATCAATGTGGCAAGTAGCAGTTATTTTTGGTTTACATTTAATGTTGGGATTAATTTCCTTTCTTGACCGTTTGTCTCCAGCAACAGGTGGTCAAACAGTATATGGTATTGCTGGTTCAATTTCAGTATGATCTCAAGTTGGAGCATTGATTGGAGTAATATTAATTACTCAAAATGCTAAATTAAAGAAACAAGGAATAGGTATGCTTCCAGCTGGATTACTTGGTATTACAGAACCAATTCTTTATGGAATTAATTTACCTAAAAAAAGACCATTAATTTCAGGGGTATGTGCAGCTTTTATTGCTGGAGCCTTTGCAAATATTATTGGAGTTACACAAAGAGCACAAAGTGGAATTGGAGTATTTGAAGCAATTGGTTTCTTCTCAGATCCAATTTATGGAGGTACTGGAAAACTTAATCCTGCTATCAATGGTTCATTTTATTTATTAGCTAGTTTATTAGCAGTATCAAGTGCAATACTTTTCAGTATGTTATCTTATAAAGAAAGAGAAACAGAAAAAACCTTATTAAATAAAACAATTAGTAAATTAAAGTTATTAACAATATTAGAATTAAATTTAAATAAAGAAGACACAACAAAATTAAAAAAAGAGTTAGATGAAGTTAATAATCTTTTAGATAAAGAAGCTATTAATTTTATTAAAACTATTGAAAAAAATATTCAAACTTGATTAAGATATAAAATTAAATTGAGTACTATAATTGAAAAAGAAGAAATTGAAAAAGAAAAAATAATAATTAAAGGTAAGAATTTAATTAGTAAAAAGAAATTTGATTTAGCAAATATTTATATGCAGAAATATAACTCAATTGATAATTCTGAGAAAATAAATTTATTAAAAATAAAAATTGATAATCAATATAAAGTAATTGAGTTAGAAAAATTAAATAAAAATATTTCAAAATTAAAAAAATTAATTTTAGAAAAATTAGAAAAATCAAATTTTATAAAAAAAGAAAATATAAATGAATTAGAGCCAATAATATTTAATAATTTAAATAGTGTTCAAATTTATTATGGGTTATTAGAAAATAAGATACCAAAAATTAATTTAAATGAAAAAATTTATTATATAAAAAATAGTAACTCTCTAAATAAGGAGAAGGTGAATCTAAATGTTTAA
- a CDS encoding glucose PTS transporter subunit IIA yields MEINLYSPVDGEVKKIQECNDSMFADRMLGDGIVVIPESNNFKAFFDKARVTMIFDTYHAYGFDVEGLQFLIHCGMDTVSLNGKGFSTKLKVGTKVLKNDDIFTVDLNLLKEKNISKETPIVFEINSLIEYTIKELKVGKVKQGDLLCKISYTLKEKQEDQDLKTITDPVEFFNVSNKYEKGAKLINQFVGTKRNYNEVYNCMTRLRFNIKNKEKVDIEAIKKAPLVKGVVWNGPELQVVIGQDVYKLKDEIVKLNTEEHTLNVSMGLNSEKETFFRKMLAMLSGIMTKIIPIMVGAGLVQAIIAILMQAGIMPNIVFKSPGPNDVLITEAGIGWIILFIVGRSTTYFMGIIIAVSAANYFKLEGLMGVALGVILCSPLLFGDGGRLGMGNDFLIFDFGNIDTGNPMLDEITKIRINTMNTKIFVIVGAIYTAKKLDTWLKRVIPVALELMFRPFIVILVVSPLSFFGYGIAWNFFETLFGALTFYLGQIPIGIGVGIFTAMWQITVIFGLHIMLGMISMLEHISNGGQSIYGIGPSISIWAQVGALIGVIIITQNAKLKKEAIGMLPAGCLGITEPILYGINLPKKRPLVSGVCAAFIAGAFANIMGVTQRSQSGLGVFSAIGFFSDPIYNGEGKLSPVSNGLIYLVACAMSISLAILFSMLSYKERETEKTLLTKTFRKITTISLLELNLNKNDLQKMKTELKENLNLLDKNTLSLIKSVEKNIQKWLKSKEKLNSLISSEEMKKEKIINKGKKLVANKKYEKAQFYIKKYNEIDNLDKINLLKIVIENQYKLIDFEKLNQTIDKINKGINKNISNSKFINKAIKKDIQAIIFNNINSVQIHYGLLDNKIPDINLNEIINEKIAEKKLLKSNL; encoded by the coding sequence ATGGAAATTAATTTATATTCACCAGTTGATGGTGAAGTAAAAAAAATTCAAGAGTGTAATGATTCAATGTTTGCTGATCGCATGTTAGGCGATGGAATAGTTGTTATTCCAGAATCAAATAATTTTAAAGCTTTTTTTGATAAAGCAAGAGTTACTATGATATTTGATACGTATCATGCATATGGTTTTGATGTTGAAGGTTTACAATTTTTAATTCACTGTGGAATGGATACAGTATCGCTTAATGGTAAAGGTTTTTCTACAAAATTAAAAGTTGGAACTAAAGTTCTTAAAAATGATGATATTTTTACAGTCGACTTAAATTTATTAAAAGAGAAAAATATTTCAAAAGAAACACCAATTGTATTTGAAATTAATTCTTTAATTGAGTATACAATTAAAGAATTAAAAGTAGGTAAAGTTAAACAAGGAGATTTACTTTGTAAAATATCTTATACCTTAAAAGAAAAACAAGAAGATCAAGATTTGAAAACAATAACAGACCCAGTTGAATTTTTTAATGTTTCAAACAAATATGAAAAAGGAGCAAAATTAATTAATCAATTTGTTGGAACTAAGAGAAATTATAATGAAGTATATAATTGTATGACAAGATTGAGATTTAATATTAAAAATAAAGAAAAAGTTGATATTGAAGCAATCAAAAAAGCTCCACTTGTTAAGGGAGTAGTTTGAAATGGGCCCGAGTTACAAGTTGTAATTGGTCAAGATGTTTATAAACTAAAAGATGAAATAGTAAAGTTAAATACTGAAGAGCACACTTTAAATGTTTCAATGGGTCTTAATAGTGAAAAAGAGACTTTTTTTAGAAAAATGTTAGCAATGCTTTCGGGCATTATGACAAAAATAATTCCTATAATGGTTGGAGCGGGTTTGGTTCAAGCAATTATAGCAATTTTAATGCAAGCAGGAATTATGCCCAATATTGTCTTTAAAAGTCCAGGACCTAATGATGTTTTAATAACAGAAGCAGGAATTGGATGAATAATTCTTTTCATTGTTGGTAGGTCAACTACTTATTTTATGGGAATAATTATTGCAGTTTCTGCAGCTAATTATTTTAAATTAGAGGGACTTATGGGAGTTGCTCTTGGTGTTATTCTCTGTTCACCCTTACTATTTGGTGATGGAGGACGTTTAGGAATGGGAAATGATTTTTTAATCTTTGATTTTGGAAACATTGACACTGGAAATCCTATGCTAGATGAAATAACAAAAATAAGGATTAATACAATGAATACAAAAATATTTGTAATTGTTGGTGCAATATATACTGCAAAAAAATTAGATACTTGATTAAAAAGAGTAATTCCAGTAGCTTTAGAATTAATGTTTAGACCATTTATTGTTATTCTTGTAGTTAGTCCTTTATCATTTTTTGGTTATGGAATAGCTTGAAATTTCTTTGAAACATTATTTGGTGCATTAACATTTTACTTAGGTCAAATACCAATTGGTATTGGAGTTGGTATATTTACAGCTATGTGACAAATAACTGTTATTTTTGGTTTACATATTATGTTAGGAATGATCTCAATGTTAGAGCATATTTCAAATGGGGGTCAAAGTATATATGGAATAGGTCCATCAATATCAATTTGAGCACAAGTTGGAGCATTAATTGGAGTTATCATAATTACTCAAAATGCAAAACTAAAAAAAGAGGCAATTGGTATGCTTCCAGCGGGATGTCTTGGTATTACAGAACCAATTCTTTATGGAATTAACTTACCTAAAAAGAGACCTCTAGTTTCAGGGGTATGTGCAGCATTTATAGCTGGGGCATTTGCAAATATTATGGGTGTAACACAAAGATCACAAAGTGGTTTAGGAGTTTTTTCAGCTATTGGTTTCTTCTCTGATCCAATATATAATGGTGAAGGAAAACTTTCGCCAGTATCAAATGGTCTAATTTATCTAGTAGCATGTGCAATGTCAATTTCTCTAGCAATACTTTTCAGTATGTTAAGTTATAAAGAAAGAGAAACTGAAAAAACCTTATTAACTAAAACCTTTAGAAAGATAACTACTATATCATTATTAGAACTAAATTTAAATAAAAATGATCTTCAAAAAATGAAAACAGAGCTGAAAGAAAATTTAAATCTTTTGGATAAAAACACTTTAAGCTTAATAAAATCTGTAGAAAAAAATATTCAAAAATGACTAAAATCAAAAGAAAAACTAAATTCTTTAATTTCAAGTGAAGAGATGAAAAAGGAGAAAATAATTAATAAAGGAAAAAAATTGGTTGCTAATAAAAAATATGAAAAGGCGCAATTTTATATAAAGAAATATAATGAAATAGATAATCTTGATAAAATTAATTTATTAAAGATTGTAATTGAAAATCAATATAAACTTATTGATTTTGAGAAATTAAATCAAACTATAGATAAAATTAATAAAGGTATTAATAAAAATATTTCAAACTCTAAATTCATTAATAAAGCCATAAAAAAAGATATTCAAGCAATTATTTTTAATAATATAAATAGTGTCCAAATTCACTATGGTTTATTAGATAATAAAATACCAGATATCAATTTAAATGAGATAATCAATGAGAAAATAGCAGAAAAAAAATTATTAAAAAGTAATCTATAA
- a CDS encoding glycoside hydrolase family 1 protein: MAKKLEFPKNFLWGGATAASQIEGAYDVDGKSLSILEMIPFMELKDRKDLSVTRKLTKKDLLDSIENKKGLHYPKRYGIDFYHRYKEDIALFKEAGLKIFRMSVAWGRIFPNGDEKEPNQKGLEFYRNVFKECKVQGLEVMVTINHFDTPFPIMQNYGGWKNRKVIDMYFKYAKVLIDEFNEYVKYWLPFNEINLAVLISAFFVEDKSGNKTTFEKINESYQDLHNQFIAQAKVVEYSKKFKNIQVGCMVANSTTYALDCNPVNVFENQQKELMKKLFYYDVMIKGEYPWYSIKYFKDNNIKIIKEPGDDELLKNNPVEFITFSYYMSSTIAKEEGELTEGNLMKLGKNPFLEATEWGWQIDPIGLRYTLNQLWDRYHVPLFISENGIGMLEKLNNKNTVEDDYRIDYLARHFEQMSLAIKDGVNLFGYTMWTPIDVVSAGSNEMSKRYGLIYVDYDDYHKGTGNRFKKKSFNWFKKFMNTSEI, translated from the coding sequence ATGGCAAAAAAATTGGAGTTCCCAAAAAACTTTCTTTGGGGTGGAGCTACTGCAGCTTCGCAAATAGAAGGAGCATATGATGTTGATGGAAAATCTTTATCTATTCTTGAAATGATTCCTTTTATGGAATTAAAAGATAGAAAAGATTTATCTGTAACAAGAAAATTAACTAAAAAAGATTTACTAGATTCAATTGAAAATAAAAAAGGATTACATTATCCAAAAAGATATGGAATAGATTTTTATCATAGATATAAAGAAGATATTGCTTTGTTTAAAGAAGCAGGATTAAAAATTTTTAGAATGTCAGTTGCTTGAGGAAGAATATTTCCAAATGGTGATGAGAAGGAACCAAACCAAAAGGGATTAGAATTTTATAGAAATGTATTTAAAGAATGTAAAGTTCAAGGATTAGAAGTGATGGTTACAATAAATCACTTTGATACACCATTTCCAATAATGCAAAATTATGGAGGATGAAAAAATAGAAAAGTAATTGATATGTATTTTAAATATGCAAAAGTTCTTATTGATGAATTCAATGAATATGTTAAATATTGATTACCATTTAATGAAATAAATTTAGCAGTTTTAATTTCAGCTTTTTTTGTAGAAGATAAAAGTGGAAATAAAACAACATTTGAAAAAATTAATGAATCTTATCAAGATTTACACAATCAGTTTATTGCTCAAGCAAAAGTGGTTGAGTATTCTAAAAAATTTAAAAATATTCAAGTTGGATGTATGGTTGCTAATTCAACAACCTATGCTTTGGATTGTAATCCAGTTAATGTATTTGAAAATCAACAAAAAGAATTAATGAAAAAATTATTTTATTATGATGTAATGATTAAGGGTGAATATCCTTGATATTCAATAAAATATTTTAAAGATAACAATATCAAAATTATAAAAGAACCAGGAGATGATGAATTATTGAAAAATAATCCAGTGGAATTTATTACATTTAGCTATTATATGTCAAGTACTATAGCAAAAGAAGAAGGTGAATTAACTGAGGGTAATTTAATGAAACTTGGAAAAAATCCATTCTTAGAAGCAACAGAATGAGGATGACAAATTGATCCTATTGGTTTAAGATATACTTTAAATCAATTATGAGATAGATATCATGTTCCATTATTTATTTCAGAAAATGGGATTGGGATGTTAGAAAAATTAAATAATAAAAATACTGTTGAAGATGATTATCGAATTGATTATTTGGCAAGACACTTTGAACAAATGAGTTTAGCAATTAAAGATGGAGTAAATTTATTTGGTTATACAATGTGAACTCCAATAGATGTTGTTAGTGCTGGTTCAAATGAAATGTCAAAGCGTTATGGTTTAATATATGTTGACTATGATGATTACCATAAAGGTACAGGTAATAGATTTAAGAAAAAATCATTTAATTGATTTAAAAAATTTATGAATACAAGTGAAATTTAA
- a CDS encoding PTS glucose transporter subunit IIA yields MEINLYSPVDGEIKELKECSNEMFAKKMLGDGFIIMPALDNFNGFSDKATVTMVFKAYHAYGFNIEDLDFLVNVGMDTIALKGIAFSTKLKIGDIVNKSDSLFKVDLNYLEKNNLSKETAIVFDINDLSEYKINNLKIGNVKQGDLVCTITYNFFPRNQKKKKN; encoded by the coding sequence ATGGAAATTAATTTATATTCACCAGTTGATGGTGAAATTAAAGAATTAAAAGAATGTAGCAATGAAATGTTTGCTAAAAAAATGCTAGGTGATGGTTTTATTATAATGCCAGCATTGGATAATTTTAATGGTTTTAGTGATAAAGCAACAGTGACTATGGTTTTTAAAGCATACCATGCTTATGGTTTTAATATTGAAGACTTAGATTTTTTGGTTAATGTTGGAATGGATACAATTGCCTTAAAGGGAATTGCATTTTCTACAAAATTAAAAATCGGGGATATAGTTAATAAAAGCGATAGTCTTTTTAAAGTAGATTTAAACTATTTAGAAAAAAATAATTTATCAAAGGAAACAGCTATTGTTTTTGATATTAATGATTTAAGTGAATATAAAATAAATAATTTAAAAATTGGTAATGTTAAACAAGGAGATTTAGTTTGTACAATAACATATAATTTTTTTCCTAGAAATCAAAAAAAAAAAAAAAATTAG
- a CDS encoding PTS transporter subunit EIIC, translating to MINQLVGGNSNYEEIYNCMTRLRFKIKNKNLVDIEKLKQVNLVKGIVWNGSELQIVIGQDVYKVKDEVIKLNDYSIAIKNKLVYKNENVSFIRKLLAMLSGIMVKIIPIMVGTGLIQAIIAILIQTNVMPNIIFNEIQQEGILITKAGIGWVILFIIGVSSNYFMGIMIAVSAANYFKLEGLMGVSLGVILCSPLLFGDGGRLGMGNDFLIFDFGNINTGNPILDEITKIRVNTMNTKIFVIIAAIYTAKKLDTWLKTVIPVALELMFRPFIVIILICPLTFFGYGIIWNFFETLFGSLIFYMGKIPLGVGVGIFVAMWQVAVIFGLHMVLGIISMIDHLANGGQSVYGIAGSISVWSQVGALIGVILITQNAKLKKEAIGMLPAGFLGITEPILYGINLPKKRPLISRSSSFIYSRSICQSFKCN from the coding sequence TTGATTAATCAATTAGTAGGTGGCAATTCTAATTATGAAGAGATATATAATTGTATGACAAGATTAAGATTTAAAATAAAAAATAAAAACTTAGTCGATATTGAAAAACTTAAGCAAGTTAATCTAGTTAAGGGAATTGTTTGAAATGGCTCTGAATTGCAAATTGTAATTGGGCAAGATGTCTATAAAGTAAAAGACGAAGTAATAAAACTAAACGATTATTCAATAGCAATTAAAAATAAATTAGTTTATAAAAATGAAAATGTATCTTTTATAAGAAAATTGTTAGCAATGCTATCGGGAATTATGGTTAAAATAATTCCAATAATGGTGGGGACAGGTTTGATTCAAGCAATTATTGCTATTTTAATTCAAACCAATGTAATGCCCAATATTATTTTTAATGAAATACAACAAGAGGGAATATTAATAACAAAAGCAGGCATTGGTTGAGTTATTTTATTCATTATAGGTGTTTCTAGTAACTATTTTATGGGAATAATGATTGCAGTTTCTGCAGCTAATTATTTTAAATTGGAAGGACTTATGGGAGTTTCTCTTGGTGTTATTCTCTGTTCACCATTACTTTTTGGTGATGGAGGTCGTTTAGGGATGGGAAATGATTTTTTAATCTTTGACTTTGGAAACATTAATACTGGAAATCCTATCCTAGATGAAATAACAAAAATAAGAGTTAATACAATGAATACTAAAATATTTGTTATTATAGCTGCCATATATACAGCAAAAAAATTGGATACTTGATTAAAAACAGTAATTCCAGTAGCTTTAGAATTAATGTTTAGACCATTTATTGTAATTATATTAATTTGTCCTTTAACATTTTTTGGCTATGGAATTATTTGAAATTTTTTTGAAACTTTATTTGGTTCATTAATATTTTATATGGGAAAAATTCCTTTAGGAGTTGGAGTTGGTATATTTGTTGCTATGTGACAAGTAGCAGTAATATTTGGATTACATATGGTACTTGGCATCATATCAATGATTGACCATTTAGCAAATGGGGGACAAAGTGTTTATGGTATTGCTGGTTCAATTTCAGTATGATCTCAAGTTGGTGCTTTAATTGGAGTTATCTTAATTACTCAAAATGCAAAATTAAAAAAGGAGGCAATTGGAATGCTTCCTGCTGGATTTCTTGGTATTACAGAACCAATTCTATATGGAATAAATTTACCAAAAAAAAGACCATTAATTTCCAGGAGTAGCAGCTTCATTTATAGCAGGAGCATTTGCCAGTCTTTTAAATGTAACTAA